A window of Leclercia adecarboxylata contains these coding sequences:
- a CDS encoding MysB family protein: MTMFATLEEAIDAAREEFLADNPGIEEDDANIEQLNIQKYVMQDGDIMWQAEFFADDGEDGECLPVLSGEAAQAVFDGDYDEIELRQEWLEENTLHEWDEGEFQLEPPLDTEEGQTAADEWDER, encoded by the coding sequence ATGACTATGTTCGCCACTTTAGAGGAAGCGATTGATGCCGCGCGCGAAGAGTTTCTCGCCGATAATCCAGGCATCGAGGAAGATGACGCGAATATTGAGCAACTCAATATCCAGAAATATGTCATGCAGGATGGGGACATTATGTGGCAGGCCGAATTTTTTGCCGATGACGGTGAAGATGGCGAGTGCCTGCCCGTACTGAGCGGCGAAGCGGCTCAGGCGGTGTTTGATGGCGATTATGACGAGATTGAGCTGCGTCAGGAGTGGCTGGAAGAAAACACCCTCCATGAATGGGATGAGGGTGAATTTCAGCTCGAGCCGCCGCTGGACACCGAAGAGGGTCAAACTGCAGCGGATGAGTGGGACGAGCGTTAA
- the mdoG gene encoding glucans biosynthesis protein MdoG: MKHKPQMMKMRWLGAAVLLSLYTSSALAFTIDDVAKQAKSMAGKGYEAPKSNLPSVFRDMKYADYQQIQFNHDKAYWNKIKTPFKLEFYHQGMYFDTPVTINEVTSNAVRKIKYSPDYFNFGNVQHDKDTVKDLGFAGFKVLYPINSKDKNDEIVSMLGASYFRVIGGGQVYGLSARGLAIDTALPSGEEFPRFREFWIERPKPTDKRLTIYALLDSPRATGAYRFVIIPGRDTVVDVQSKVYLRDKVGKLGVAPLTSMFLFGPNQPSSVSNFRPELHDSNGLSILAGNGEWIWRPLNNPKHLAVSSFSMENPQGFGLLQRGRQFSRFEDLDDRYDLRPSAWITPKGEWGKGKVELVEIPTNDETNDNIVAYWTPDQLPEAGKEMNFNYSITMSRDEDKLHAPESAYVLQTRRSTGDVKQSNLIRQPDGTIAFVVDFTGQDMKKLAPETPVTAQASIGDNGEIVENSVRYNPVTKGWRLTLRIKVKDAKQPTEMRAALVNADQPLSETWSYQLPANE; this comes from the coding sequence ATGAAACATAAACCACAAATGATGAAAATGCGTTGGTTAGGAGCGGCAGTCCTGTTGTCTCTGTATACCTCATCGGCCCTGGCCTTTACCATCGACGACGTCGCAAAACAGGCAAAATCGATGGCCGGTAAAGGGTACGAAGCGCCAAAAAGTAACTTACCCTCCGTTTTCCGCGATATGAAATATGCGGACTATCAGCAGATCCAGTTTAATCACGATAAAGCATACTGGAATAAAATTAAGACCCCATTCAAGCTCGAATTTTATCATCAGGGGATGTACTTCGACACGCCTGTCACCATTAATGAAGTGACGTCTAACGCGGTACGCAAAATCAAGTACAGCCCGGACTATTTTAATTTCGGCAACGTGCAACACGACAAAGACACCGTTAAAGATCTCGGCTTCGCGGGCTTTAAAGTGCTTTATCCCATCAACAGTAAAGATAAAAACGACGAAATTGTCAGCATGTTGGGGGCAAGCTATTTCCGTGTGATCGGCGGCGGCCAGGTTTATGGCCTCTCTGCGCGTGGTCTGGCCATTGATACCGCTCTGCCTTCCGGGGAAGAGTTCCCGCGTTTCCGCGAGTTCTGGATTGAGCGTCCAAAACCAACGGACAAACGCCTGACCATCTATGCGCTGCTGGACTCTCCGCGTGCAACCGGTGCCTATCGCTTTGTCATTATTCCGGGCCGCGATACCGTGGTCGACGTGCAGTCTAAAGTCTATCTGCGCGACAAGGTTGGTAAACTGGGCGTAGCGCCGCTGACCAGCATGTTCCTGTTCGGGCCAAACCAGCCGTCTTCTGTCAGCAACTTCCGTCCGGAACTGCACGATTCTAACGGTCTGTCGATCCTGGCCGGAAACGGCGAGTGGATCTGGCGTCCGCTGAACAACCCGAAACACCTGGCGGTAAGCAGCTTCAGCATGGAAAACCCGCAGGGGTTTGGTCTGCTGCAGCGCGGTCGTCAGTTCTCCCGCTTTGAAGATCTGGACGATCGGTACGATCTGCGCCCAAGCGCCTGGATCACCCCGAAAGGGGAGTGGGGCAAAGGTAAAGTTGAGCTGGTAGAGATCCCGACCAATGACGAAACCAACGATAACATCGTTGCGTACTGGACGCCGGACCAGCTGCCGGAAGCCGGCAAAGAGATGAACTTCAACTACAGCATCACCATGAGCCGCGATGAAGACAAGCTGCATGCGCCTGAAAGCGCGTATGTGTTGCAGACCCGCCGTTCAACAGGGGATGTGAAACAGTCCAATCTGATCCGCCAGCCTGATGGCACCATCGCATTTGTCGTCGATTTCACCGGACAGGATATGAAGAAACTGGCACCGGAAACCCCGGTCACCGCTCAGGCGAGCATTGGTGATAACGGCGAGATCGTTGAAAACAGCGTGCGTTATAACCCGGTCACCAAAGGCTGGCGTTTAACCCTGCGCATAAAAGTGAAAGATGCGAAACAGCCGACTGAGATGCGTGCCGCCCTGGTGAACGCAGACCAGCCGTTGAGTGAAACCTGGAGCTATCAGCTACCTGCCAATGAATAA
- a CDS encoding YceK/YidQ family lipoprotein, protein MRIFIVITMALLLSGCGSIISRTIPGQGHGNQYYPGVQWDVRDSAWRYLTILDLPFSLVFDTLLLPIDAQHGPYE, encoded by the coding sequence ATGAGAATTTTCATCGTCATCACAATGGCGCTGTTACTGAGCGGCTGCGGCAGTATTATCAGCCGGACGATCCCGGGACAGGGGCACGGCAATCAATATTACCCGGGCGTGCAATGGGATGTCCGCGACTCCGCATGGCGCTACCTGACGATACTGGATCTGCCGTTCTCGCTGGTCTTTGATACGTTACTGCTTCCCATCGACGCTCAGCATGGGCCTTATGAATAA
- the ymdB gene encoding O-acetyl-ADP-ribose deacetylase, translated as MYSRIEVFHGDITTLNVDVVVNAANPSLMGGGGVDGAIHRAAGPALLEACKLVRQQQGECAPGHAVITLAGDLPAKAVIHTVGPIWHGGEQHEARILEEAYRNSLNLAAANGYRTLAFPAISTGIYGYPRAAAAEIAVNTVSDYLTRKPLPERVYFVCYDEENARLYQRLLTQRGQETDT; from the coding sequence ATGTACTCCCGAATTGAAGTTTTTCATGGTGATATCACCACCCTGAATGTTGATGTGGTCGTCAATGCTGCCAATCCTTCCTTAATGGGCGGGGGCGGCGTCGATGGAGCCATTCACCGGGCGGCAGGGCCAGCATTGCTCGAGGCCTGCAAGCTGGTGCGCCAGCAGCAGGGCGAGTGCGCGCCGGGACACGCGGTGATTACCCTTGCCGGCGACCTGCCCGCTAAAGCGGTGATCCACACCGTTGGCCCCATCTGGCACGGTGGAGAGCAACATGAAGCGCGCATTCTGGAAGAGGCTTACCGCAACAGCCTGAATCTGGCCGCGGCCAACGGGTATCGTACCCTGGCTTTTCCGGCAATCAGCACCGGGATCTATGGTTATCCCCGTGCGGCAGCTGCAGAAATCGCCGTCAACACGGTTTCGGATTATCTCACCCGCAAGCCTCTACCGGAGCGGGTATACTTTGTCTGTTATGATGAAGAAAATGCCCGGCTATACCAGCGACTGCTTACCCAACGAGGACAGGAAACCGACACATAA
- a CDS encoding phospholipase D family protein, with protein sequence MKKMPGYTSDCLPNEDRKPTHNTRLGRAIAPVSSAHPGLCGLLPLDNSLDAFACRYRLAEMAEKTLDVQYYIWEDDMSGRLLFSVLLSAAMRGVRVRLLLDDNNTQGLDSILRLLDAHPNFDVRLFNPFSFRSLRALGYLTDFARLNRRMHNKSFTVDGEVTIIGGRNIGDAYFGAGEEPLFSDLDVMATGPVVQDVADDFERYWNCASVSTLQQVLELSEAEIEDKIHPPEEWYRDDITRRYLDKLQSSDFITNLEAGNLPLIWAKTRLLSDDPRKGQGRAKRHSLLPQRLLDVMGSPVEQITIISAYFVPTRAGVALLLQMVRKGVKVAIMTNSLAANDVSVVHAGYARWRKKLLRHGIELFELKPTQDGVPPAHDRGITGNSGSSLHAKTFSVDGEKVFIGSLNFDPRSTMLNTEMGFVIESEKLARLIHTRFVRSQCHEAWQIRLDKRGRLNWIERKDGEEIVHAKEPKTRFWQRVLVRLVYWLPVEWLL encoded by the coding sequence ATGAAGAAAATGCCCGGCTATACCAGCGACTGCTTACCCAACGAGGACAGGAAACCGACACATAATACGCGACTGGGGCGTGCTATTGCGCCGGTCAGCTCGGCTCACCCTGGACTTTGCGGCCTTCTTCCCCTTGATAACAGTCTTGACGCCTTCGCCTGCCGCTACCGGCTGGCGGAGATGGCGGAAAAGACGTTAGATGTTCAGTACTACATCTGGGAAGACGACATGTCAGGACGGCTGTTGTTTTCCGTACTCTTGTCTGCCGCCATGCGCGGGGTACGCGTGCGCCTGTTGCTGGATGACAACAACACCCAGGGGCTGGACAGCATCCTGCGCCTGCTGGACGCGCACCCCAACTTCGATGTCCGCCTGTTCAATCCTTTCTCCTTTCGTTCCCTGCGCGCGCTGGGTTATCTCACCGATTTCGCCCGCCTCAACCGACGGATGCATAACAAGAGTTTTACCGTCGACGGTGAGGTCACGATTATTGGCGGGCGCAACATCGGCGATGCCTATTTCGGCGCTGGCGAAGAGCCGCTGTTCTCCGATCTGGACGTGATGGCGACCGGCCCGGTGGTGCAGGACGTGGCGGATGATTTTGAGCGTTACTGGAACTGCGCGTCGGTCTCAACGCTTCAGCAGGTTCTTGAACTCTCCGAGGCGGAAATCGAGGATAAAATTCATCCGCCTGAGGAGTGGTACCGGGACGATATCACCCGGCGCTATCTGGATAAACTGCAATCCAGCGACTTCATTACCAACCTGGAAGCAGGAAATTTACCCCTGATCTGGGCCAAAACCCGGCTGCTTAGCGACGATCCGCGCAAAGGGCAGGGCAGGGCGAAGCGCCACTCTCTGCTGCCGCAGCGCTTACTGGATGTGATGGGCTCACCGGTTGAGCAAATCACCATTATCTCAGCCTATTTCGTTCCGACCCGGGCCGGGGTCGCGCTGCTGCTGCAGATGGTACGCAAAGGGGTTAAGGTTGCCATCATGACCAATTCGCTGGCGGCCAACGACGTCTCAGTGGTTCATGCCGGCTACGCCCGCTGGCGCAAAAAATTACTGCGCCATGGCATCGAGCTCTTTGAGCTTAAGCCGACTCAGGATGGCGTCCCGCCAGCACACGATCGCGGGATTACCGGGAACTCCGGCTCCAGCCTGCATGCCAAAACGTTCAGCGTCGACGGCGAGAAAGTGTTTATTGGTTCGCTTAACTTTGATCCCCGCTCCACCATGCTCAATACCGAAATGGGTTTTGTCATCGAAAGCGAAAAGCTGGCGAGATTGATTCATACCCGGTTCGTGCGCAGCCAGTGTCACGAAGCCTGGCAAATTCGGCTGGATAAACGCGGGCGTCTGAACTGGATTGAGCGTAAGGACGGGGAGGAGATCGTTCATGCAAAGGAGCCAAAAACCCGCTTCTGGCAGCGGGTTTTAGTGCGTCTGGTTTACTGGCTGCCGGTGGAGTGGCTGCTGTGA
- a CDS encoding type 1 fimbrial protein, with product MGSFRNTFAAASLFAVTLAPAFAGNVIHITGRIVEDPCNISPGAHRLSITCPQNNTMATQQVSYQDVLAGNVPASDRATVSMKYINPQKSLAIVQVDYR from the coding sequence ATGGGCTCGTTCCGTAATACCTTTGCCGCAGCGTCTTTGTTTGCCGTAACGCTCGCGCCTGCGTTCGCCGGCAATGTCATTCATATCACCGGACGCATTGTTGAAGACCCCTGCAATATCTCCCCTGGCGCGCACAGGTTGTCTATTACCTGTCCGCAAAATAACACGATGGCTACCCAACAAGTGAGCTATCAGGATGTGCTCGCTGGCAATGTTCCCGCTTCAGACCGCGCGACCGTCAGCATGAAGTACATCAATCCGCAAAAGTCTCTCGCCATTGTTCAGGTTGATTACCGCTAA
- the mdoH gene encoding glucans biosynthesis glucosyltransferase MdoH has protein sequence MNKITEYIDAMPLTDIEKAALPKGDISAVHTALDADHHTFTREDDTPLGSVKSRLEQAWPDSLAEGQLIRDDEGRTQLEAMPKATRSSMFPDPWRTNPVGRFWDRLRGRDTNPRYLSRLSKEQQASEEKWRTVGSIRRYILLLLTIAQTVVATWYMKTILPYQGWALINPADMFDQDLLVSFMQLLPYILQSGILLLFAVLFCWVSAGFWTALMGFLQLLIGRDKYSISHSTVGDEPLNPEHRTALIMPICNEDVDRVFAGLRATWESVKATGNAEHFDVYILSDSYNPDICVAEQKAWMELIAEVQGEGQIFYRRRRRRVKRKSGNIDDFCRRWGNQYSYMVVLDADSVMTGECLTGLVRLMEANPNAGIIQSSPKASGMDTLYARCQQFATRVYGPLFTAGLHFWQLGESHYWGHNAIIRVQPFIEHCALAPLPGEGSFAGSILSHDFVEAALMRRAGWGVWIAYDLPGSYEELPPNLLDELKRDRRWCHGNLMNFRLFLVKGMHPVHRAVFLTGVMSYLSAPLWFMFLALSTALQVVHALTEPQYFLQPRQLFPVWPQWRPELAIALFASTMVLLFLPKLLSIVLIWCKGSKEYGGFFRITLSLLLEVLFSVLLAPVRMLFHTVFVVSAFLGWEVVWNSPQRDDDSTPWSEAFMRHGSQMLLGLVWAVGMAWLDLRFLFWLAPIVFSLILSPFVSVISSRSTVGLRTKRWKLFLIPEEYSPPQVLVDTDRYLELNRSRSLEDGFMHAVFNPSFNALAIAMATARHRASRILEIARDRHVEQALNETPEKLNRDRRLVLLSDPVTMARMHHRVWAAPEKYSSWVNHYQTLKLNPQALKAK, from the coding sequence ATGAATAAGATAACTGAGTATATCGATGCCATGCCGCTGACCGATATCGAGAAGGCGGCACTGCCGAAGGGTGACATCAGCGCGGTTCACACCGCGCTGGATGCCGATCATCATACGTTTACCCGTGAAGATGATACCCCGCTTGGCTCGGTTAAAAGCCGTCTCGAGCAGGCCTGGCCCGACTCACTGGCCGAAGGCCAGCTGATTCGCGATGACGAAGGGCGCACCCAGCTTGAGGCGATGCCGAAAGCGACGCGTTCCTCGATGTTCCCGGATCCGTGGCGCACCAACCCGGTCGGCCGTTTCTGGGATCGCCTGCGTGGCCGCGACACCAATCCGCGCTACCTCTCTCGCCTCTCTAAAGAGCAGCAGGCCAGCGAAGAAAAATGGCGTACCGTCGGCAGCATTCGCCGCTACATCCTGCTGTTGCTGACCATCGCGCAGACCGTCGTCGCCACCTGGTACATGAAGACCATTCTGCCTTACCAGGGCTGGGCGCTGATCAATCCTGCCGATATGTTCGACCAGGATCTGCTGGTGTCCTTTATGCAGCTGCTGCCGTACATACTGCAAAGCGGCATCCTGCTGCTGTTCGCCGTTCTCTTCTGCTGGGTTTCAGCCGGTTTCTGGACCGCGCTGATGGGCTTCCTGCAGCTGCTGATAGGCCGGGATAAGTACAGCATTTCGCACTCGACGGTGGGGGATGAACCCCTCAATCCTGAACACCGTACCGCGCTTATCATGCCTATCTGTAACGAAGACGTGGATCGTGTCTTCGCCGGTCTGCGCGCCACCTGGGAGTCGGTGAAAGCCACCGGCAACGCCGAACACTTCGACGTTTACATCCTGAGTGACAGCTACAACCCGGACATCTGCGTGGCAGAACAGAAAGCGTGGATGGAGCTGATCGCCGAAGTGCAGGGCGAAGGGCAGATCTTCTACCGTCGCCGTCGCCGCCGCGTGAAGCGTAAAAGCGGCAACATCGATGACTTCTGCCGTCGCTGGGGCAATCAGTACAGCTACATGGTGGTGCTGGATGCCGACTCGGTGATGACCGGTGAATGTCTGACGGGCCTTGTGCGCCTGATGGAAGCTAACCCGAATGCCGGGATCATCCAGTCGTCGCCAAAAGCATCAGGCATGGACACGCTCTACGCGCGTTGCCAGCAGTTTGCTACCCGCGTGTACGGGCCGCTGTTTACCGCCGGCCTGCACTTCTGGCAGTTGGGTGAGTCGCACTACTGGGGTCATAACGCCATTATCCGCGTGCAGCCGTTCATTGAGCACTGTGCGCTGGCGCCGCTGCCGGGCGAAGGCTCCTTTGCGGGCTCGATCCTGTCTCATGACTTCGTGGAAGCAGCGCTGATGCGCCGTGCCGGTTGGGGCGTATGGATCGCCTATGACCTGCCGGGCTCCTATGAAGAGCTGCCGCCGAACCTGCTGGATGAACTCAAGCGTGACCGCCGCTGGTGTCACGGGAACCTGATGAACTTCCGTCTGTTCCTCGTGAAAGGGATGCACCCGGTACACCGCGCCGTGTTCCTGACCGGCGTGATGTCCTACCTCTCTGCGCCGCTGTGGTTTATGTTCCTGGCCCTGTCGACTGCTCTGCAGGTGGTTCACGCCCTGACCGAGCCACAGTACTTCCTGCAGCCGCGCCAGCTGTTCCCGGTGTGGCCGCAGTGGCGTCCTGAGCTGGCGATTGCGCTCTTTGCCTCGACGATGGTGCTGCTGTTCCTGCCGAAGCTGCTGAGTATTGTGCTCATCTGGTGCAAGGGGTCGAAAGAGTACGGCGGTTTCTTCCGCATAACGCTTTCCCTGCTGCTGGAAGTGCTGTTCTCCGTGCTGCTGGCGCCGGTGCGTATGCTGTTCCACACCGTCTTCGTGGTCAGCGCCTTCCTCGGCTGGGAAGTGGTGTGGAATTCGCCGCAGCGTGACGATGACTCCACCCCGTGGAGTGAAGCCTTTATGCGTCACGGCTCCCAGATGCTGCTGGGTCTGGTCTGGGCGGTAGGTATGGCGTGGCTGGATCTGCGCTTCCTGTTCTGGCTGGCGCCGATTGTCTTCTCGCTGATCCTGTCGCCGTTCGTGTCGGTGATCTCCAGCCGCTCGACGGTGGGTCTGCGCACCAAACGCTGGAAACTGTTCCTCATTCCGGAAGAGTATTCCCCGCCGCAGGTGCTGGTGGATACAGACCGTTATCTGGAGCTCAATCGCAGCCGTTCGCTGGAAGATGGTTTTATGCACGCGGTGTTTAACCCGTCATTCAACGCCCTGGCTATCGCGATGGCGACAGCCCGTCACCGTGCCAGCCGTATACTGGAGATCGCCCGCGATCGTCACGTTGAGCAGGCGCTGAACGAGACGCCTGAGAAGCTGAACCGCGATCGTCGCCTGGTGCTGCTGAGCGACCCTGTGACCATGGCGCGTATGCATCATCGCGTGTGGGCTGCCCCGGAGAAATACTCCTCCTGGGTGAACCATTACCAGACGCTGAAGCTGAATCCGCAGGCGTTGAAAGCGAAGTGA
- the mdoC gene encoding glucans biosynthesis protein MdoC: MSTVPAQREYFLDSIRAWLMLLGIPFHISLIYSSHVWHVNSAESSWWLTLFNDFIHSFRMQVFFVISGYFSYMLFLRYPLKRWWKVRVERVGIPMLTAIPLLTLPQFIMLQYVKGKADTWHTLSLYDKYNTLAWELISHLWFLLVLVVMTTVSLWLFSRMRHHLSTRSEAFFADITWGKLSILFLVLGIAYAALRRTLLIVCSPILSDGLFNFVVMQTLFYLPFFLIGALAFVHPKLKALFTTPSRGCTLGALLGFIAYLLNQRYGSGDAWMYETESVITMLLGLWMVNVVFALGHRLLNFKSARVTYFVNASLFIYLVHHPLTLFFGAYITPHIASNLLGFICGLVFVVGIAIVLYEIHLRIPLLRFLFSGKPAAKAESIPQASR; this comes from the coding sequence ATGAGTACCGTACCCGCACAACGCGAATATTTCCTTGATTCTATCCGGGCATGGCTCATGCTGCTGGGGATCCCGTTTCACATTTCCTTGATTTATTCGAGCCACGTCTGGCACGTCAATAGTGCGGAATCGTCGTGGTGGCTGACGCTCTTTAACGATTTTATCCACTCCTTCCGGATGCAGGTTTTTTTCGTTATTTCGGGCTACTTCTCTTATATGCTTTTTTTGCGCTATCCGCTTAAGCGCTGGTGGAAAGTGCGCGTGGAGCGCGTCGGTATCCCGATGCTCACCGCCATTCCCCTGCTGACGCTGCCGCAATTTATCATGCTGCAATACGTCAAAGGCAAAGCGGACACCTGGCACACCCTGTCGCTGTACGATAAGTACAACACCCTTGCCTGGGAACTGATCTCGCACCTCTGGTTCCTGCTGGTGCTGGTGGTAATGACCACCGTCAGCCTGTGGCTGTTCAGCCGTATGCGCCATCATCTGAGCACCCGCTCGGAGGCGTTTTTTGCGGATATCACCTGGGGCAAACTGTCGATTCTGTTTCTGGTACTGGGTATCGCCTATGCCGCGCTGCGCCGGACGCTGTTAATCGTCTGCTCGCCGATCCTCAGCGATGGCCTGTTTAATTTTGTGGTGATGCAGACCCTGTTCTATCTGCCGTTCTTTCTGATCGGCGCGCTGGCCTTTGTGCACCCTAAACTCAAAGCCCTGTTTACGACGCCGTCCCGCGGCTGCACGCTCGGAGCGCTTCTGGGCTTTATTGCCTATCTGCTCAACCAGCGTTATGGCAGCGGCGATGCGTGGATGTATGAAACCGAAAGCGTGATTACCATGCTGCTGGGGCTGTGGATGGTGAACGTGGTCTTTGCCCTGGGTCATCGCCTGCTGAACTTTAAATCCGCGCGCGTTACCTATTTCGTTAACGCCTCGCTGTTCATTTATCTGGTGCACCATCCGTTGACGCTATTCTTTGGCGCGTACATCACGCCGCACATCGCCTCAAACCTGCTTGGCTTTATCTGTGGTCTGGTCTTTGTGGTGGGCATTGCGATAGTGCTGTATGAGATCCATCTGCGTATTCCGCTGCTGCGCTTCCTGTTTTCCGGCAAACCGGCCGCGAAAGCGGAAAGCATCCCGCAGGCCAGCCGCTAA
- the csgC gene encoding curli assembly chaperone CsgC, which produces MNTLLLLAALTSQITFQTSTEGEMVTIIPQVTLTEPCLCQVQILTSRTGPGGQSTSRQQNTVSLPANKTVNLSRMTLNSGPNDKINVVVTVSDGKSFHLSQQWPPSKA; this is translated from the coding sequence ATGAATACACTTTTATTACTTGCTGCGCTTACCAGCCAGATTACCTTTCAGACCTCCACCGAAGGTGAGATGGTCACTATTATTCCCCAGGTGACCCTCACGGAACCCTGCCTGTGCCAGGTGCAGATCTTAACCTCGCGCACCGGCCCCGGCGGGCAAAGCACCTCGCGTCAGCAAAACACCGTCTCGTTACCGGCCAACAAAACGGTCAACCTTTCCCGCATGACCCTCAATTCCGGGCCCAATGACAAGATTAATGTCGTTGTAACGGTGTCGGATGGTAAATCATTTCATTTATCGCAGCAGTGGCCGCCATCGAAGGCGTAA
- the csgA gene encoding curli major subunit CsgA, translating into MKLLKVAVIAAIVVSGSAMAGSIPQWGNNHGGNGNNNVSPESLTVYQYGGRNNVDALQSDARGSDITVRQNGFGNDADLSQGADSSEISLTQRGQGNEATISQWSGRDLSATVSQSGGRNEVDLRQTMNGANANITQVGFGNTVTAGQY; encoded by the coding sequence ATGAAACTTTTAAAAGTGGCAGTAATTGCAGCAATCGTGGTTTCTGGCAGTGCTATGGCTGGTTCTATTCCACAGTGGGGTAATAACCATGGTGGTAATGGAAATAACAACGTCAGCCCAGAATCGCTGACCGTATATCAATATGGTGGCCGTAACAATGTAGACGCTTTGCAAAGCGATGCACGTGGGTCTGATATTACTGTTCGCCAGAATGGTTTCGGTAACGATGCTGACCTGTCTCAGGGCGCTGACAGCAGCGAAATCAGCCTGACCCAGCGTGGCCAGGGTAACGAAGCGACCATCAGCCAGTGGAGCGGTCGTGACCTCTCCGCGACTGTTAGCCAGTCTGGTGGCCGTAACGAAGTCGATCTTCGTCAAACTATGAACGGCGCTAACGCTAACATTACTCAGGTTGGCTTCGGCAACACCGTGACTGCTGGCCAGTACTAA
- the csgB gene encoding curli minor subunit CsgB translates to MKNKLLLMLTLLGAPGFVFATTDLAASEYNFAVNELSKSSYNQAAIIGQTGVNNNANVQQHGQKLLSVVSQEGGNNRANIDQSGSYNFAYIDQKGNSNNASINQGAYGNTAMIIQKGSGNKANITQYGTQKTAVVVQRQSQMAIRVIQR, encoded by the coding sequence ATGAAGAACAAGTTGTTATTGATGTTGACATTACTGGGTGCACCTGGATTTGTTTTCGCGACGACTGATTTAGCAGCGTCAGAATATAATTTCGCGGTTAATGAGCTGAGTAAATCCTCATATAACCAGGCAGCTATCATTGGACAAACTGGCGTTAATAATAATGCCAACGTTCAACAGCACGGTCAGAAATTGTTGTCTGTCGTTTCTCAGGAGGGCGGAAATAATCGGGCGAACATTGATCAATCAGGCAGTTACAACTTTGCCTATATCGATCAAAAAGGGAACTCGAACAATGCGAGTATTAATCAAGGTGCATATGGTAATACCGCAATGATTATTCAGAAAGGTTCTGGTAATAAAGCGAATATTACGCAGTACGGTACGCAAAAAACGGCAGTTGTAGTGCAGAGACAGTCGCAGATGGCGATTCGCGTTATCCAACGCTAG